Proteins from a genomic interval of Stigmatopora nigra isolate UIUO_SnigA chromosome 19, RoL_Snig_1.1, whole genome shotgun sequence:
- the rps6kb1a gene encoding ribosomal protein S6 kinase beta-1 isoform X2 yields MRQDQISEYMEQCNSFEFNINDCEKIEISENSVNQGTEQIKPECFELLKVLGKGGYGKVFQVRKVSGSTSGKIFAMKVLKKAMIVRNAKDTAHTKAERNILEEVKHPFIVDLIYAFQTGGKLYLILEYLSGGELFMQLVREGTFMEDTACFYLAEISMALGHLHQKGIIYRDLKAENIMLNNNGHVKLTDFGLCKESIHDGTVTHTFCGTIEYMAPEILMRSGHNRAVDWWSLGALMYDMLTGAPPFTGENRKKTIDKILKCKLSLPPYLTQEARDLLKKLLKRSASMRLGAGPNDAREVQAHPFFRHTNWEKLLARQVEPPFKPLLQSADDVSQFDSEFTSQPPVDSPDDSALSESANEIFLGFTYVAPSVLENIKEKSTPEPKLRSLRKFPGSPRTPVSPAKFKRGDGWPWGSTEQPMEVSASEQTDTSSSSGASEASAPLPIKRPPSVGTPTYKKVVYPLNSKRPEHLQMNL; encoded by the exons ATGAGGCAG GACCAGATCAGTGAATACATGGAGCAATGTAACAGTTTTGAATT CAACATCAACGATTGTGAAAAGATTGAGATTTCCGAAAACAGCGTCAACCAGGGGACCGAGCAAATCAAGCCCGAGTGCTTTGAGTTGCTGAAAGTTTTGGGAAAGGGCGGTTACGGAAAG GTTTTCCAAGTTCGTAAAGTATCCGGTTCCACTTCTGGGAAGATATTTGCCatgaaagttttaaaaaag GCCATGATTGTTCGCAACGCAAAGGACACGGCGCACACCAAAGCGGAGCGGAACATTTTGGAAGAAGTCAAGCATCCTTTTATCGTGGATCTTATCTATGCCTTCCAGACTGGAGGAAAATTGTACTTAATTCTTGAGTATCTCAGTG GTGGAGAGCTTTTTATGCAACTGGTAAGAGAAGGCACCTTTATGGAAGATACCGCATG TTTTTACCTGGCGGAGATTTCAATGGCGCTGGGTCACCTGCACCAGAAAGGCATCATCTACCGAGATTTGAAGGCTGAAAACATCATGCTTAACAATAACG GGCATGTCAAGTTGACCGATTTCGGCCTGTGCAAAGAGTCCATCCACGATGGGACGGTCACCCACACTTTCTGCGGCACCATTGAGTACAT GGCTCCAGAGATCCTAATGAGGAGCGGCCACAACCGAGCGGTGGACTGGTGGAGTCTAGGGGCTCTCATGTACGACATGCTGACAGGAGCA CCTCCCTTCACCGGAGAGAACCGAAAAAAGACCATCGATAAAATTCTAAAATGTAAACTTAGCCTCCCGCCTTACCTCACTCAAGAAGCCAGGGATCTCCTCAAAAAG CTTTTGAAGCGGAGCGCCTCCATGCGGCTGGGGGCGGGGCCAAATGATGCTCGCGAAGTCCAG GCCCATCCTTTCTTCCGCCACACCAACTGGGAGAAACTCCTGGCCCGGCAAGTGGAACCGCCATTCAAACCACTCCTG CAATCGGCCGATGATGTCAGCCAGTTTGACTCCGAGTTCACCAGCCAGCCTCCGGTGGATAGCCCGGACGACTCGGCGCTCAGTGAGAGCGCCAACGAAATCTTCCTG GGTTTCACATACGTGGCTCCGTCGGTGCTGGAAAACATCAAGGAAAAGTCCACGCCGGAACCCAAGCTGCGTTCACTTCGCAAATTTCCGGGAAGCCCGAGGACGCCCGTCAG CCCGGCTAAGTTCAAGCGAGGTGACGGTTGGCCGTGGGGGTCCACGGAACAACCCATGGAGGTGTCAGCGTCAGAGCAAACGGACACGTCAAGCAGCAGTGGCGCGTCGGAAGCATCGGCACCGCTGCCCATCAAGCGACCGCCCAGCGTCGGCACGCCAACTTACAAAAAAGTAGTATACCCCCTGAACTCCAAGCGGCCGGAACACCTCCAGATGAACCTATGA
- the rps6kb1a gene encoding ribosomal protein S6 kinase beta-1 isoform X1: MAGIFDIDLDQPDGNVSDDDVEDEDQISEYMEQCNSFEFNINDCEKIEISENSVNQGTEQIKPECFELLKVLGKGGYGKVFQVRKVSGSTSGKIFAMKVLKKAMIVRNAKDTAHTKAERNILEEVKHPFIVDLIYAFQTGGKLYLILEYLSGGELFMQLVREGTFMEDTACFYLAEISMALGHLHQKGIIYRDLKAENIMLNNNGHVKLTDFGLCKESIHDGTVTHTFCGTIEYMAPEILMRSGHNRAVDWWSLGALMYDMLTGAPPFTGENRKKTIDKILKCKLSLPPYLTQEARDLLKKLLKRSASMRLGAGPNDAREVQAHPFFRHTNWEKLLARQVEPPFKPLLQSADDVSQFDSEFTSQPPVDSPDDSALSESANEIFLGFTYVAPSVLENIKEKSTPEPKLRSLRKFPGSPRTPVSPAKFKRGDGWPWGSTEQPMEVSASEQTDTSSSSGASEASAPLPIKRPPSVGTPTYKKVVYPLNSKRPEHLQMNL, from the exons ATGGCAGGGATCTTCGACATCGATCTGGACCAACCGGACGGAAACGTGTCGGACGACGATGTCGAGGACGAG GACCAGATCAGTGAATACATGGAGCAATGTAACAGTTTTGAATT CAACATCAACGATTGTGAAAAGATTGAGATTTCCGAAAACAGCGTCAACCAGGGGACCGAGCAAATCAAGCCCGAGTGCTTTGAGTTGCTGAAAGTTTTGGGAAAGGGCGGTTACGGAAAG GTTTTCCAAGTTCGTAAAGTATCCGGTTCCACTTCTGGGAAGATATTTGCCatgaaagttttaaaaaag GCCATGATTGTTCGCAACGCAAAGGACACGGCGCACACCAAAGCGGAGCGGAACATTTTGGAAGAAGTCAAGCATCCTTTTATCGTGGATCTTATCTATGCCTTCCAGACTGGAGGAAAATTGTACTTAATTCTTGAGTATCTCAGTG GTGGAGAGCTTTTTATGCAACTGGTAAGAGAAGGCACCTTTATGGAAGATACCGCATG TTTTTACCTGGCGGAGATTTCAATGGCGCTGGGTCACCTGCACCAGAAAGGCATCATCTACCGAGATTTGAAGGCTGAAAACATCATGCTTAACAATAACG GGCATGTCAAGTTGACCGATTTCGGCCTGTGCAAAGAGTCCATCCACGATGGGACGGTCACCCACACTTTCTGCGGCACCATTGAGTACAT GGCTCCAGAGATCCTAATGAGGAGCGGCCACAACCGAGCGGTGGACTGGTGGAGTCTAGGGGCTCTCATGTACGACATGCTGACAGGAGCA CCTCCCTTCACCGGAGAGAACCGAAAAAAGACCATCGATAAAATTCTAAAATGTAAACTTAGCCTCCCGCCTTACCTCACTCAAGAAGCCAGGGATCTCCTCAAAAAG CTTTTGAAGCGGAGCGCCTCCATGCGGCTGGGGGCGGGGCCAAATGATGCTCGCGAAGTCCAG GCCCATCCTTTCTTCCGCCACACCAACTGGGAGAAACTCCTGGCCCGGCAAGTGGAACCGCCATTCAAACCACTCCTG CAATCGGCCGATGATGTCAGCCAGTTTGACTCCGAGTTCACCAGCCAGCCTCCGGTGGATAGCCCGGACGACTCGGCGCTCAGTGAGAGCGCCAACGAAATCTTCCTG GGTTTCACATACGTGGCTCCGTCGGTGCTGGAAAACATCAAGGAAAAGTCCACGCCGGAACCCAAGCTGCGTTCACTTCGCAAATTTCCGGGAAGCCCGAGGACGCCCGTCAG CCCGGCTAAGTTCAAGCGAGGTGACGGTTGGCCGTGGGGGTCCACGGAACAACCCATGGAGGTGTCAGCGTCAGAGCAAACGGACACGTCAAGCAGCAGTGGCGCGTCGGAAGCATCGGCACCGCTGCCCATCAAGCGACCGCCCAGCGTCGGCACGCCAACTTACAAAAAAGTAGTATACCCCCTGAACTCCAAGCGGCCGGAACACCTCCAGATGAACCTATGA